In one window of Porites lutea chromosome 8, jaPorLute2.1, whole genome shotgun sequence DNA:
- the LOC140945219 gene encoding uncharacterized protein — MAPLPELRTRMSLRAFSQTSVDFGGPFITKQGRGKARQKRYLCLFTCLATRAVHLEVAFSLDTDSFLNAFFRMVSRRGQPKDVVCDNGTNFVGGSNELKELEALDHKKIQDATTSYGVKWHFNPPLAPHFSGVHEVMIKAAKKAIYAILSAVDITDEELLSAVIGAEGLINSRPLTYQSSSPTDLNPLTPNHFLHGQLGGRFAPDSVDTEVFNPRKRWRRVQELVRHFWHRWLHEWIPSLSVRKKWRREQVDLKVGDVVIVLSPDTPRGKWPLGRIVRVFPGKDSKVRVVDVQVGKTVLRRPIVKLCPLEQC; from the coding sequence ATGGCTCCGTTGCCAGAACTGAGAACCCGGATGTCGTTGCGAGCTTTCAGCCAAACTTCTGTCGACTTTGGTGGTCCATTCATTACTAAGCAAGGAAGAGGAAAGGCGCGTCAGAAGAGATACCTTTGCCTATTCACCTGTCTTGCAACACGAGCTGTTCATCTCGAAGTAGCTTTCAGCCTGGACACCGACTCATTTCTAAATGCATTCTTCCGTATGGTGTCCCGACGTGGCCAGCCCAAAGACGTTGTATGCGACAACGGCACTAATTTCGTTGGTGGAAGTAACGAGCTAAAAGAATTGGAAGCCTTGGACCACAAGAAGATTCAAGATGCTACGACAAGCTATGGAGTCAAGTGGCATTTTAACCCCCCTCTTGCCCCACACTTCAGTGGTGTACATGAAGTTATGATCAAAGCTGCGAAGAAAGCTATTTATGCCATCCTTAGCGCTGTAGACATCACCGATGAGGAACTTTTAAGTGCAGTTATAGGAGCAGAAGGGTTAATTAACTCCAGGCCACTAACTTACCAGTCAAGCAGCCCAACTGACCTGAACCCTTTGACTCCTAATCATTTTTTACATGGTCAGTTGGGAGGCAGATTTGCACCCGATAGCGTTGACACTGAAGTATTCAATCCAAGAAAGAGATGGCGTCGCGTCCAGGAACTTGTACGTCATTTTTGGCATAGATGGTTGCATGAATGGATTCCCAGTCTGAGTGTACGGAAAAAGTGGCGCAGGGAACAAGTTGACCTAAAAGTAGGAGACGTTGTCATTGTCTTGTCCCCGGATACACCAAGAGGAAAATGGCCTTTAGGAAGGATTGTAAGAGTTTTCCCTGGAAAAGACAGCAAAGTGCGTGTTGTTGATGTTCAAGTTGGAAAGACTGTGCTACGGAGACCAATTGTGAAACTTTGCCCATTAGAGCAATGTTGA